A portion of the Rhodopseudomonas sp. BAL398 genome contains these proteins:
- a CDS encoding tyrosine recombinase XerC, giving the protein MIQPKVKAKSEAKPAIAPIELDCAAADIAAEMTRWLAHLRAERRLSPKTLEAYSRDVRQFLIFLSQHWGERVALGRFAALEASDVRGFMAARRGDDIGSRSLMRALAGMRSFGRFLEREGKGRVGALSAIRAPKVGKSLPKPIQIASAKRLADADERAGENREPWIWARDAAVMGLLYGSGLRISEALGLKRRDVPAPGKGDTLIVLGKGNKTRMVPVLQNVLALIADYAAVCPHPLPPDGPIFVGARGGPLSPRIIQLTMERLRGALGLPDSATPHALRHSFATHLLSRGGDLRAIQELLGHASLSTTQIYTGIDTERLFEVYKTAHPRA; this is encoded by the coding sequence ATGATCCAGCCCAAGGTCAAAGCCAAGTCCGAGGCCAAACCGGCGATCGCCCCGATCGAACTCGACTGCGCCGCAGCCGATATCGCGGCGGAAATGACCCGCTGGCTGGCGCATCTGCGCGCCGAGCGCCGGCTGTCGCCGAAAACGCTGGAAGCCTATAGCCGCGATGTCCGCCAGTTCCTGATCTTTCTCAGCCAGCATTGGGGCGAGCGGGTGGCACTGGGGCGATTCGCTGCGCTCGAGGCCAGCGACGTGCGCGGCTTCATGGCGGCGCGGCGCGGCGACGACATCGGCAGCCGTTCTTTGATGCGGGCGCTGGCGGGCATGCGCTCGTTCGGCCGCTTTCTCGAACGCGAAGGCAAGGGCCGGGTCGGGGCGCTGTCGGCGATTCGCGCGCCGAAGGTCGGCAAGAGCCTGCCCAAGCCGATCCAGATCGCCAGCGCCAAACGCCTCGCCGACGCCGACGAGCGCGCCGGGGAAAATCGCGAGCCGTGGATCTGGGCCCGCGACGCTGCCGTCATGGGCCTGCTGTACGGCTCCGGTCTGCGCATCTCGGAGGCGCTGGGGCTGAAGCGCCGCGACGTGCCGGCACCCGGCAAGGGCGATACGCTGATCGTGCTCGGCAAGGGCAACAAGACCCGGATGGTGCCGGTGCTGCAAAATGTGCTGGCGCTGATCGCCGATTACGCCGCGGTCTGTCCGCATCCGCTGCCGCCCGACGGGCCGATCTTCGTTGGTGCGCGCGGCGGGCCGCTCAGCCCGCGCATCATCCAGCTCACGATGGAGCGGCTGCGCGGCGCGCTCGGCCTGCCCGATTCGGCGACGCCGCACGCGCTGCGGCACTCTTTCGCCACGCATTTGCTGAGCCGTGGCGGCGATTTGCGCGCGATCCAGGAGCTGCTCGGCCACGCCTCGCTGTCGACCACGCAGATCTATACCGGAATCGACACCGAGCGCCTGTTCGAGGTCTACAAGACCGCGCATCCGCGGGCATAG